The Pantoea eucalypti sequence TGCTCTGCCAGGCGCTGATGAGCGAGCCCGATCTGCTGATTCTGGATGAGCCATTTGACGGACTGGATGTGGCGTCACGCGCCAGCCTGACCGACACGCTGCGCAGCCTGCAGCATCCTGCGTTTACCCTGGTGCTGGTGCTCAATCGCTTTGACGACATTCCCGATTTCATTCAGCAGGTTGGCGTACTGGCAGAATGTACCCTCACCCACAGCGGGCCGCGCCAGGCCATTTTAACGGAAGCACTGGTGGCACAGCTGGCGCACAGTGAACAGCTGATGGGAATGGCGTTACCCGAGGCGGATGCGCCGGATCAGTTACCCTCACTGACAGATGATGCCCCGCGCGTTATTCTGCGCAACGGCACCGTCTCCTACAACGATCAACCGGTGATTCAGGGGCTGAACTGGCAGGTCAACGCCGGCGAGCACTGGCAGATCATCGGACCAAACGGTGCCGGAAAATCGACCCTGCTCAGCCTGGTGACCGGCGATCACCCGCAGGGCTACAGTAATGATTTAACCCTGTTTGGGCGCCGTCGCGGCAGCGGCGAAACCATCTGGGAGATCAAACAGCATATTGGCTATGTCAGCAGCAGCCTGCATCTTGATTACCGCGTCAGCACCAATGTGCGAACGGTCATTCTGTCGGGCTTCTTCGACTCTATCGGTCTCTATCAGGCGGCATCTGACCGGCAAAAAGCGCTGACACAGCAATGGCTTACGCTGCTGGGAATGGATAATCGGCTGGGCGATGCGCCGTTCCACTCACTCTCCTGGGGGCAGCAGCGACTGGTGCTGATTGCCCGCGCGCTGGTTAAGCATCCGACGCTGCTGATTCTGGATGAGCCACTGCAGGGACTGGACCCGATTAACCGCCAGCTGGTGCGGCGCTTTGTGGATGTGCTGATTGGCGAAGGGCGGACTCAGCTGCTGTTCGTTTCGCATCACGCTGAAGATGCGCCCGCCTGCATCACGCATCGCCTGAGCTTTGTTCCCGATAATGGCGGCTACGTTTTTCAGCAGGAAACGGTGCGCTAAAGCATTCACATCACGTCTTTCAACGCCGCTACCGCGGCGTTTTAAAGCATATTGGTGTAAGCGCTACCATTCAGCACCGTCTTTAACCCCGCATAACCGCACACAATGCCTCGAAATAAGAATATTCAGCTTGTGTAAACGATACCATTTATCCAGACTTGATCACGCTTTCGGGCGCGCTGATGTGCTAC is a genomic window containing:
- the modF gene encoding molybdate ABC transporter ATP-binding protein ModF is translated as MASLQILQGTFHLSDTRTLNLNQVELQRGESWAFVGANGSGKSSLARALSGELPPLAGSVSSDFRRPVRLSLEQLQTLVAQEWQRNNTDMLSEGEEDTGLTVAEVIQAEVQQPDRCKQLARQFGIEPLLSRRFKYLSTGETRKTLLCQALMSEPDLLILDEPFDGLDVASRASLTDTLRSLQHPAFTLVLVLNRFDDIPDFIQQVGVLAECTLTHSGPRQAILTEALVAQLAHSEQLMGMALPEADAPDQLPSLTDDAPRVILRNGTVSYNDQPVIQGLNWQVNAGEHWQIIGPNGAGKSTLLSLVTGDHPQGYSNDLTLFGRRRGSGETIWEIKQHIGYVSSSLHLDYRVSTNVRTVILSGFFDSIGLYQAASDRQKALTQQWLTLLGMDNRLGDAPFHSLSWGQQRLVLIARALVKHPTLLILDEPLQGLDPINRQLVRRFVDVLIGEGRTQLLFVSHHAEDAPACITHRLSFVPDNGGYVFQQETVR